The Motacilla alba alba isolate MOTALB_02 chromosome 23, Motacilla_alba_V1.0_pri, whole genome shotgun sequence genomic interval ATGAGGGGGGTGATTGCATCCTGCTGATCACAGCGGTGCTGCCTGGGGGAGAGGtcggggctgggggtgggagcccaaggcaggagcagatCAATCACTTCTGTGGAAGTGGAGACACCTCTGTGAATGCAAGGAAAGCTCTTCCCTGGAACTCTGAGTCAGATCTTCTGACCACGTGAgacctcagctgctgcctccaggccGGTTTGGATCCGGGCAGCTCAGGAGCCCCCAGATCAGCTGCCTGAACCCCATGGGATGTGTGGAaacagggagagctgggctgctcaggCCGTGCCCACAAGGCTGACACTTCGTTCTCTCACAGGATCATGTTCTCCACCCCTTTTGCCATCATCTCCTACTTCCTCATCTGGTTTGTGCCAGACATCTCCACAGGACAAGTGATGTGGTATCTTGTCTTCTACTGTGCCTTCCAGACCCTCGTGACGGTGAGTCAGGCTCTGTTCTCACCTGGCACGGAGGCTGCCAACCCCTGCCAATCCCTGAGCTGCACAGAGGGGCAGAAACCACCCTGCCCCAGGTCCCTCGGGCTCTGACCTCCTCCCTGAGTCAATTCTTGTGCCATTGCAGTGCTTCCACGTGCCTTACTCAGCTCTGACCATGTTcatcagcagggagcagagcgAGCGCGACTCGGCCACTGCCTACCGTGAGagctccccctccccttttcctccccttttcctccccttttcctccccttttcctccccttttcctccccattatttcctccccttttccctttatCCCTTGGGAATTTGGACATTTCTCCCCGGGAAGAGCACTGAATTCcagctggggatgctctgctgtggacaggggccgtgctcagccctgctggcctctccctgcaggaatgaCCGTGGAGGTGCTGGGCAccgtgctgggcactgccatcCAGGGCCAGATCGTTGGCAAGGTGGACACTCCCTGCGTCGGGAGCCCCTTCTTCTTCGGCCTGACCAACTCCTCGGTGGCCATGGAGGAGCTGAACATGACCCACGACACCGGGTCTCTCACAGACACTGTAAGCTGGGGGTCCCCTGATGTGTGCTCCCCTCGGGGCAGGGCATGagccccttccccttccccttggctgcagggatgagccccttcccctggctgcagggatgagtctcttccccaggctgagccccttcccctggctgcagggatgagcCCCTTCCCTtggctgagccccttccccttcccctggctggagggctgagccccttccccttcccctggctggagggctgagccccttcccctttccctggctgagccccttccccttcccctggctGGAGGGATGagccccttccccttctccttggctgcagggctgagccccttcccctggctgagccccttcccctttccctggctgcaggggctgagccccttACCCTTCCCCTGGCTGTAGGGATGagccccttccccttccccttggCTGCAGGGGCCAAGCCCCATCCCCTTCCCCcggctgcagggctgagccccttcccctggCTGTAGGGATGAGCCCCTTCCcctggctgagccccttccccttggctgcagggctgagccccttcccctggctgagcccctggcctggctgagccccttccccttcccctggctgcagggctgagcccctggcCTGGCTGAGCCCCTGGCCTGACTGCTGCTCCCTCTCTTGCGCAGAGGAATGCCTACATGATCGCTGCGGGGGTCATCGGGGGGCTCTACATCCTCTGtgccctcatcctgctgctgggcgtgagggagaggagaggtgaGGCAGGACGGGGGTTGGAATGCTCAGGACTcgtggaaatgctgctgctccttcctctccaggAGCCTGGCTGAGCTTTTGGCCCCTCATTCGTGGCTCTGCCCCGGGGCAggtggagctgagctctgggtctggggaggtgctgcaggaggccaGAGCACCTCTGGGGTCTGTTAGATAACCTTTATCTCGCCCGTTTTTGGCTTGCCAAGGTTGCCAGTGCCAACCAGGGCATCCCGGGGGGATGTGATATCCAAACTCGTGCCCTTCCTCTCCCAGCTTATCCTGGGGGAATCAGCTGCTCCATGGCgctgagggaggggagggcaggagctgggatgccAGGGGTTGTGCAGGGTGCTGAGGAGGGAGATGGGGCACCCCCGGGTGCTGTTTTGTGGGGGGCTCTAACGCTGGGCTGATCTCTGCTCCCCAGAGGCCTGTGAGCTGCAGTCGGACGAGCCTGTCTCCTTCTTCCAGGGGCTCAAGCTGGTGATGAACCACGGGCCCTACATCAAGCTCATCGCCGGCTTCCTCTTCACCTCGCTGGCCTTCATGGTgagctggaagggctggggacagggagcggGGCACAGGCACTGGGGGTGGCTGCGGGGACcatcccaggggctgggagtACGTGGTGGGCgagccagagctgccccgggcagagggaggaggatgTGGCCTCGTGCCCTCGGTCAATGGCCGCTTTCTTCCCGTTCCTGAGCTGGGGGTGCGGCTGTGTGAGGACAGACGTGTCCCCCCGGGGTGCTGGGTGTCCCCCCTGActcctgtctgtgctgggatTGTGGTTGTGTGAGGACAGACGTGTCCCCCCTgacccctgcctgccctggggtgcAGCTGTGTGAGGACAGACATGTCCCCCCAGGGTTCTGGGCGTCCCCCCGGGGTGCTGGGTGTCCCCCCTGACCCCTGCCTGCCttttttccacagctgctggagggaaaCTTTGCCCTCTTCTGCACCTACACCCTGGGCTTCCGCAACGAGTTCCAGAACATTCTCCTGGCCATCATGGTGGGTACGgccctgtcctgcagcccatggggggGGGTTCCAGTGGgtgctccctgggagctggcatgggctgaggggagggacagggacacggggacagtgACCAGAGGTTCCCCTGGGACaaggggagggagaagaagcTGCCAAAtgtcctgcagaggctgggtgGGTTGGCAGGAACAGCGGGGCCTTTGTTCCTGCGTGAACCAGGCCACACATGGGGGACACCAGGAGCCGTGGGGGCCTTTTGTCCAAATCCTGCCACTcgtctccctcccctccccacttTGAGAGAAGGATCTCAGTGTTCAGTGCCAGGATCGTGGAGCAAAACAGCTCCCTGAGAGCTCTTTGCAGCTCTCCTCGTTCCTGGAAGCActtcccagcctctccagcGGGGTGGAAAGGCCCCAGGTGCCGTGGTGCCCgcagagcctggctcctggCCACGCTGTGGGCAGCTGCCAAGGTCAGGTCCCTTCCCAGCAGCGAGGATTGAGTCAGATCCTGCCTCTGTCGGGGCAGGTGtggtgccagggctctgctctgggggaggaggaggtggcccCACGCACCACGTGTGGCTTCGCGCCAGCCCCGGGAGCGTGTGGCAATCGCGGCTGCCGGAATTGGGATGGCAGGAGGccgtgccaggagctgggaagggcctTTCCAGCAGCAAGAGCCGCCACCGTGACCCTTCTCTTCCCACAGCTCTCGGCCACCTTGACCATTCCCTTCTGGCAGTGGTTCCTGACCCGTTTTGGGAAGAAGACAGCTGTCTACGTGGGCATCTCGGTGAGTGTCCCCTCAGCTGTGGGGTGCACGTGGGGACGGTCTGTACCACGTGGCATGAGCAGAGCT includes:
- the MFSD2A gene encoding sodium-dependent lysophosphatidylcholine symporter 1 isoform X2 — translated: MVGFFISKTPWTRFGRLMPWIMFSTPFAIISYFLIWFVPDISTGQVMWYLVFYCAFQTLVTCFHVPYSALTMFISREQSERDSATAYRMTVEVLGTVLGTAIQGQIVGKVDTPCVGSPFFFGLTNSSVAMEELNMTHDTGSLTDTRNAYMIAAGVIGGLYILCALILLLGVRERREACELQSDEPVSFFQGLKLVMNHGPYIKLIAGFLFTSLAFMLLEGNFALFCTYTLGFRNEFQNILLAIMLSATLTIPFWQWFLTRFGKKTAVYVGISSAIPFLIVVVVLDSNLYVTYVVAVAAGISVAAAFLLPWSMLPDVIDDFKLQHPSSRGHEAIFFSFYVFFTKFTAGVSLGISTLSLDFAGYQTRGCSQPGQVNFTLKMLVSAVPVGLILLSLLLFKLYPIDEEKRSKNKKALQDLREESNSSSESDNTELASIV